One window of the Pseudomonas sp. S04 genome contains the following:
- a CDS encoding aromatic amino acid transport family protein, which translates to MSKTPYAVADEPHEASHAESSGLEVKRLTFVEAVAMIVGTNIGAGVLSMAYASRKAGYMPLLFWLAVAGIFTTISMLYVSETALRTRRHHQLSGLAQRYVGSFGAWAIFLSVAVNSIGALVAYMSGSGKVLSEFFGISPALGSLLFFLPAALVLYLGLKAIGKGEKFISIGMLSMTLVLVIATLVHDNTRFANLLEGDWVYMIPVFNIAVFCFSAQYVVPEMARGFSHAPKRLPLAVITGMLITFILLAMVPMSVIALTGLENQSEVATLAWGQALGQWAFYTANTFALCAMMTSYWGLGGSFLTNIFDKFQSLGSESNPKTRLMVLAIVCVPPFILAYSGMVGFVSALYFAGVFSGVILSIMPILMLRSARKNGDIVPAWQCGWIAHPLIQVTVVVLYLISMAYAICAALGWLPASW; encoded by the coding sequence ATGAGCAAGACCCCTTACGCCGTGGCCGACGAGCCACACGAGGCGAGCCATGCCGAGTCTTCCGGGCTGGAAGTCAAACGCCTGACCTTCGTCGAGGCGGTGGCAATGATTGTCGGCACCAACATCGGCGCCGGCGTGCTGTCGATGGCCTACGCCAGCCGCAAGGCCGGCTACATGCCGCTGCTGTTCTGGCTGGCGGTCGCCGGCATCTTCACCACCATCTCCATGCTGTATGTCTCGGAAACCGCCTTGCGCACCCGCCGTCACCACCAATTGAGTGGCCTGGCCCAGCGCTACGTAGGCTCCTTCGGGGCCTGGGCGATTTTCCTCTCGGTTGCGGTCAACAGCATCGGCGCGCTCGTAGCCTACATGAGCGGCAGCGGCAAGGTACTCAGCGAGTTTTTCGGCATCAGCCCGGCACTCGGCAGCCTGCTGTTCTTCCTGCCTGCAGCGCTGGTGCTGTACCTGGGCCTGAAGGCCATCGGCAAGGGTGAGAAGTTCATCAGCATCGGCATGCTCAGCATGACCCTGGTGCTGGTCATTGCCACGCTGGTCCACGACAACACCCGGTTTGCCAATCTGCTGGAAGGCGATTGGGTCTACATGATCCCGGTGTTCAACATTGCCGTGTTCTGTTTCTCGGCCCAGTACGTGGTCCCGGAAATGGCGCGTGGTTTCAGCCACGCACCCAAGCGCCTGCCGCTGGCGGTGATCACCGGGATGCTGATTACCTTTATTTTGCTGGCGATGGTGCCGATGTCGGTGATCGCCCTGACCGGTCTGGAAAACCAGAGTGAAGTCGCGACCCTGGCCTGGGGCCAGGCGCTGGGGCAGTGGGCGTTCTACACCGCCAACACCTTTGCCCTGTGCGCGATGATGACGTCCTACTGGGGCCTGGGTGGCAGCTTCCTGACCAACATCTTCGACAAGTTCCAGAGCCTGGGTTCGGAGAGCAACCCCAAGACCCGCCTGATGGTCTTGGCCATTGTCTGCGTGCCGCCGTTTATCCTGGCCTACAGCGGCATGGTCGGCTTCGTCAGCGCCTTGTACTTTGCCGGGGTTTTCAGCGGGGTGATCCTGTCGATCATGCCGATCCTGATGCTACGCTCGGCACGCAAGAACGGCGACATCGTCCCGGCCTGGCAATGCGGCTGGATTGCCCATCCGCTGATCCAGGTCACGGTAGTGGTGCTGTACCTGATCAGCATGGCCTACGCCATCTGCGCGGCACTGGGTTGGTTGCCTGCCAGCTGGTAG
- a CDS encoding MbtH family protein — protein MQMAFDREDATFKVLVNAEEQYSLWPDYKAVPAGWREAGKSGLKQDCLDYIESVWTDMRPLSLRQHMDGQAGR, from the coding sequence TTGCAAATGGCTTTCGACCGCGAAGATGCAACGTTCAAAGTACTGGTCAACGCAGAGGAGCAGTATTCGCTGTGGCCCGACTACAAGGCAGTGCCTGCGGGCTGGCGTGAGGCGGGGAAAAGCGGTCTGAAGCAAGACTGCCTGGACTACATCGAGTCGGTCTGGACCGACATGCGCCCCCTCAGCCTGCGTCAGCACATGGACGGGCAGGCCGGCCGGTGA
- a CDS encoding TauD/TfdA family dioxygenase, giving the protein MSEVKVTALPTMGRARRSITASQEERVVFTPLLEGHTLPLLCRPRFAGTDLVEWLGQHRELIEARLLEHGAILLRGFDVDGIDGFDRCVQAISGGALEYLFRASPRTQVTRQFNIYSSTDYPSNERIFPHNEHSYSPVFPLHLYFYCDLPSLTGGETPLGDTRALLQRIDPAVREEFRQRRIMYVRNYGDGMGLPWQTVFQSEDRAEVEAYCARIGIEPQWKSGNRLRTRQVGPAIVRHPRSGEELWFNHGTFFNALTLPETLRAALITEFAPDDLPQNTFFGDGAVIPDATIRHLQQAYRDVMVEFPWHQGDVVLLDNMLSLHARNAFTGPRKILTAMAIAQKSADLALD; this is encoded by the coding sequence ATGAGCGAGGTTAAAGTCACCGCACTGCCGACCATGGGTCGGGCACGCAGAAGCATCACCGCCAGCCAGGAGGAGCGGGTGGTGTTCACGCCCCTGCTCGAAGGGCACACGCTGCCACTGTTGTGTCGGCCACGGTTCGCCGGCACCGACCTGGTGGAATGGCTGGGGCAGCACCGCGAGCTGATCGAGGCGCGACTGCTGGAACACGGCGCGATCCTCCTGCGCGGATTTGATGTGGATGGCATCGATGGCTTCGACCGCTGCGTCCAGGCGATCTCCGGCGGGGCGCTCGAGTACCTGTTCCGGGCCTCGCCACGGACCCAGGTGACCCGCCAGTTCAATATCTACAGCTCCACCGATTACCCGAGCAATGAACGGATTTTCCCCCACAACGAGCATTCCTATTCGCCGGTGTTTCCGCTGCACCTGTACTTCTATTGCGACCTGCCGTCGCTGACCGGTGGCGAAACCCCCTTGGGCGATACCCGCGCATTGTTACAACGCATCGACCCGGCCGTGCGCGAGGAATTCCGCCAGCGCCGGATCATGTACGTGCGCAACTACGGCGACGGTATGGGCCTGCCCTGGCAGACCGTGTTCCAGAGCGAGGACCGGGCGGAAGTCGAGGCGTATTGCGCGCGCATCGGTATCGAACCGCAGTGGAAGAGCGGCAACCGCCTGCGCACCCGCCAGGTGGGGCCGGCCATCGTCCGTCACCCGCGCAGCGGCGAAGAGCTGTGGTTCAACCATGGCACGTTCTTCAACGCCCTGACCCTGCCTGAAACCCTGCGCGCGGCATTGATCACCGAGTTCGCCCCCGACGATCTGCCGCAGAACACCTTCTTTGGCGACGGCGCAGTGATCCCCGACGCAACCATCCGCCACCTGCAACAGGCTTACCGCGACGTGATGGTCGAATTCCCCTGGCACCAAGGCGACGTGGTCCTGCTGGACAACATGCTGTCGCTGCACGCCCGTAATGCATTCACTGGCCCGCGCAAGATTCTCACCGCGATGGCAATTGCGCAGAAAAGCGCCGACCTGGCACTCGATTGA
- a CDS encoding RNA polymerase factor sigma-70 encodes MQKIDAARNGSPLLEVFYDQRSRLIGLAARITGCRSHAEDIVHEAFMKVDDAGDNEQIRSQASYLTRVVRNLSIDHYRRRQFEERLICQDSDSNEAPAHHAETPEALVSDQQLLERVCGALADLPERTRYVFEMCRIHGMKQKDIARDLGVSAPLVSAMIREALLHCREKAL; translated from the coding sequence ATGCAAAAAATCGATGCAGCCAGAAATGGTTCCCCCTTGCTTGAGGTGTTTTATGACCAGCGTTCACGCCTGATCGGTCTCGCAGCCCGGATCACCGGGTGCCGCAGTCACGCCGAAGACATCGTTCATGAAGCCTTCATGAAGGTCGACGATGCGGGTGACAACGAGCAGATCCGATCCCAGGCCTCCTACCTCACACGCGTCGTGCGCAACCTGTCGATCGACCATTACCGTCGACGCCAGTTCGAGGAACGCCTGATATGCCAGGACAGCGATAGCAACGAGGCGCCTGCGCACCACGCCGAAACCCCGGAAGCCCTGGTTTCCGACCAGCAACTGCTGGAGCGGGTATGCGGCGCACTGGCCGACCTTCCCGAGCGCACCCGCTATGTATTCGAGATGTGCCGCATCCATGGCATGAAGCAGAAGGACATCGCCAGGGACCTCGGCGTGTCCGCGCCCCTGGTCAGCGCAATGATCCGCGAAGCCCTGCTGCATTGCCGGGAAAAAGCCCTCTAG
- the mexE gene encoding multidrug efflux RND transporter periplasmic adaptor subunit MexE codes for MEQSLKHLRLPLAALAVLVMSACGKTPDSAATMPAAKVSVAKVLEQPVNEWDEFTGRLEAPETVEIRPRVSGQIDEVAFTEGALVKKGDLLFQIDPRPFQAEVRRLEALVAQGRANATRSENEAQRGERLRTSNAISAELADSRTSAAQEARAAVGAIQAQLDLARLNLSFTRVTAPISGRVSRAEITAGNLVTADVTPLTSVVSTDKVYAYFDADERVFLKYSQLARQGQRGQTTPVYLGLSNEDGNPHQGQMNFMDNQVNPKTGTIRGRAVFDNSKGEYTPGLYARLKLVGSGTYSAVLITDEAVGTDLGKKFVLVMDGDKSVYRAVELGPKIEGLRIVRSGLNKDDTIIVKGLQRVRPGSPVTPEVVQMASQATLAALAQQRQALEASNLPQVAPAKGAPGTAVKLAAATPRG; via the coding sequence ATGGAACAGTCTCTTAAACATTTGCGCTTGCCCCTGGCCGCCCTCGCCGTGCTGGTGATGAGCGCCTGCGGCAAGACCCCGGACTCGGCCGCCACCATGCCCGCCGCCAAAGTCAGCGTGGCCAAGGTGCTGGAACAACCGGTCAACGAGTGGGACGAATTCACCGGGCGCCTGGAAGCGCCGGAAACCGTGGAAATCCGCCCGCGCGTATCTGGCCAGATCGATGAAGTGGCTTTCACCGAAGGCGCCCTGGTGAAAAAAGGCGACCTGCTGTTCCAGATCGATCCGCGTCCGTTCCAGGCTGAGGTCCGCCGCCTCGAAGCCCTGGTTGCCCAAGGCCGTGCCAATGCCACCCGCAGCGAAAACGAAGCCCAGCGCGGCGAGCGCCTGCGCACCAGCAACGCGATCTCGGCGGAGCTCGCCGACTCGCGCACCAGCGCTGCCCAGGAAGCCCGCGCCGCAGTGGGCGCGATCCAGGCGCAACTGGACCTGGCCCGACTGAACCTGAGCTTCACCCGTGTTACCGCGCCCATCAGTGGCCGCGTCAGCCGTGCCGAAATCACCGCCGGCAACCTGGTGACCGCCGATGTCACGCCGCTGACCAGCGTGGTTTCCACCGACAAGGTCTACGCCTACTTCGACGCCGACGAGCGAGTGTTCCTCAAGTACAGCCAGCTGGCTCGCCAGGGTCAGCGTGGCCAGACCACTCCGGTGTACCTGGGCCTGTCCAACGAAGACGGCAACCCGCACCAGGGCCAGATGAACTTCATGGACAACCAGGTCAACCCCAAGACCGGCACCATTCGTGGTCGTGCGGTGTTCGACAACAGCAAGGGCGAATACACCCCCGGCCTCTACGCACGCCTGAAGCTGGTGGGCAGCGGTACCTACTCGGCGGTGCTGATCACCGACGAAGCGGTGGGAACCGACCTGGGCAAGAAGTTCGTACTGGTGATGGACGGCGACAAGTCGGTGTACCGCGCCGTCGAACTGGGGCCGAAGATCGAAGGCCTGCGCATCGTGCGCAGTGGCCTGAACAAGGACGACACGATCATCGTCAAGGGTTTGCAACGGGTGCGCCCAGGCTCGCCAGTCACCCCTGAAGTGGTGCAGATGGCCAGCCAGGCAACCCTCGCCGCCCTCGCCCAACAACGCCAGGCGCTTGAAGCCAGCAACCTGCCCCAAGTCGCGCCTGCCAAGGGTGCGCCGGGTACGGCTGTGAAGCTCGCCGCTGCGACTCCACGCGGTTAA
- a CDS encoding thioesterase II family protein: MSVLLTLFCLPYAGASAMSYARWRRSAPAWLDIRPLELPGRGSRAGEPLASDLVDLAAQLARELRGETYRHYALFGHSMGSLLAFELACALRAQGLPAPRALLVSGGSAPAHRDYLRFRQPLGDEQLMAELASLQGTPIEALQDPELMRLALPVLRADFLLCGRYRYQPTAPLQCPVHVLAGTEDRASQAQLLAWREHAGAGFSLELFAGGHFFIQEQERAVLDHLIACLAATLPGAAAVRPDSHFLCKGAT, from the coding sequence GTGAGCGTTTTGCTGACCCTGTTCTGCCTGCCCTATGCGGGCGCCAGTGCCATGAGCTATGCACGCTGGCGTCGTAGCGCACCGGCCTGGCTGGACATTCGTCCGCTCGAGCTGCCGGGGCGGGGCAGTCGTGCCGGCGAGCCGCTGGCGAGCGACCTGGTCGACCTGGCCGCGCAACTGGCCCGCGAGCTGCGCGGTGAAACCTATCGGCATTACGCGCTGTTCGGCCACAGCATGGGCTCGCTGCTGGCGTTCGAACTGGCCTGTGCCCTGCGTGCGCAGGGCTTGCCGGCGCCTCGTGCATTGCTGGTGTCTGGCGGCTCGGCCCCCGCGCACCGCGACTACCTGCGCTTTCGCCAACCCCTGGGCGATGAGCAACTGATGGCCGAGTTGGCCTCCCTGCAAGGCACGCCTATTGAGGCCCTGCAAGACCCCGAACTGATGCGTCTGGCGCTGCCTGTGCTGCGTGCCGACTTCCTGCTGTGCGGCCGCTATCGCTATCAGCCGACGGCGCCCCTGCAGTGTCCGGTGCATGTGCTGGCCGGCACTGAGGATCGTGCCAGCCAGGCGCAACTGCTGGCCTGGCGCGAGCATGCCGGTGCAGGTTTCAGTCTCGAACTGTTCGCCGGTGGTCACTTCTTCATCCAGGAGCAGGAGCGGGCGGTGCTCGACCACCTGATTGCCTGCCTGGCGGCCACGTTGCCTGGCGCTGCCGCTGTGCGCCCTGACTCTCACTTTCTTTGCAAAGGTGCGACATGA
- a CDS encoding condensation domain-containing protein: MTVLHTSLVDALSAHAVRRGDKPAVHFLLDGEAQRLTLTYAELDRRARELAAVLSRHAGVGERALLLMQSGPSYVVSFYACLYAGIIAVPALPPESLRQYELSRVRSILDDAQPSLVLTEEHLRESLVQAFAQALPTTLSVDALDASTLEGSANWPVRQPANEDIAFLQYTSGSTATPKGVEVSHGNLVANEQMMLGCFDLREDDTFVSWLPLYHDMGLIGCLLLSVYRGASLVLMSPRHFVERPARWLEAISDYRASHSGAPDFAFRLAAERVNQSVLAKLDLSCLRVLFSGSEPVRQDSLQAFAQHFAPCGFKPAAFLPCYGLAEATLFVAGTTAAEHFVSASFDSHALGEHRAEPGQGSLLVSSGILHEGLQVMLVDPHTGAIQPDSHIGEIWTSGDSVARGYWRNPQASARTFVSREGRTWLRTGDLGFLRGNRLFITGRLKDMIIVRGQNIYPQDLERAVEYNVEGARKGRVTAFVVEQVDGEGIGIAVEIGRTTQRKISAAQLCAQIDRVVADVCQQTPVWIALLNPGELPKTSSGKLQRSACRQMLERAELDCFHLRRNDQPLVREGQALVDDQQRLVAAVWAEVLGQDEIFGDDNFFALGGNSIAAAQIVGRLRERLGVNLALASVFDHPELAGFATSLAQAVAGQPQPVLSPSVTDELLPSFAQERLWFAWQLDPHSSVYNVPLALHLRGPLDVDALRAAFGALQQRHGVLRTTFAAQGEGVRLLLQETLALEFAIDDLSDLSPEQRLAQARQRAAAHARQPFDLSTGPLQRVCVLRLDQREHVLLLTTHHIAVDGWSMRNLVDELEVLYTARLAGIDAQLPALTVGYGDFARWQRQLLAGPEHARQLAYWHQALAGEHSWLELHGQRPRNKQAMAVGEHFTFSAVQTSALRDFARARAVTPFMLLLGAFAVSLREQSGQSRIRLGSDIANRSHPATEPLVGFFINQLVLQVDLDLAASTDALLEQCRGVVLGAAGHQDLPFEQLVEALRPPRRAGRSPFFSIKLNYQEGEPPLPRLRDVRVQGFDAGQQAAELDLILGFYSSASRLEARFEMPEGLFQPGEISQLFAQIQAVLHCWLGKAALTQADLLEAAAQVRREARAVDSQQRQTLLASQRPMRRRAAQPSTQPHSVQEQ, encoded by the coding sequence ATGACAGTCCTCCATACGTCTCTGGTTGACGCGCTGAGCGCGCACGCGGTGCGGCGCGGTGACAAGCCGGCGGTGCATTTTCTCCTCGACGGCGAAGCGCAGCGCCTGACGCTGACCTATGCCGAGCTCGACCGCCGGGCCCGTGAGCTGGCGGCAGTGCTGTCACGCCATGCCGGCGTCGGTGAGCGGGCGCTGTTGCTGATGCAGAGCGGTCCGAGCTATGTGGTGTCGTTCTACGCCTGCCTGTACGCAGGCATCATCGCCGTGCCGGCATTGCCGCCCGAGTCGTTGCGCCAGTACGAACTGAGCCGGGTGCGCTCGATCCTCGACGATGCCCAGCCAAGCCTGGTGCTGACCGAGGAGCATCTGCGCGAGTCGCTGGTACAGGCCTTCGCCCAGGCGTTGCCGACCACCCTGTCGGTCGACGCGCTGGATGCATCGACACTGGAGGGCAGTGCCAACTGGCCGGTGCGGCAACCGGCCAACGAGGACATTGCCTTCCTGCAATACACCTCCGGCTCCACCGCGACCCCCAAGGGTGTGGAAGTCAGCCACGGCAACCTGGTCGCCAATGAACAGATGATGCTCGGTTGCTTCGACCTGCGTGAAGACGACACCTTCGTCAGTTGGCTGCCGCTGTACCACGACATGGGGCTGATCGGCTGTCTGTTGCTCTCGGTCTATCGGGGCGCGAGCCTGGTCCTGATGTCGCCGCGGCACTTCGTCGAGCGGCCTGCGCGTTGGCTCGAAGCGATCAGTGACTATCGCGCGAGCCACAGCGGTGCCCCGGACTTTGCCTTCCGCCTGGCCGCCGAGCGGGTCAATCAAAGCGTGTTGGCCAAGCTCGACCTGAGCTGCCTGCGCGTGCTGTTTTCCGGTTCCGAGCCGGTGCGCCAGGACAGCCTGCAAGCCTTCGCCCAGCACTTCGCGCCTTGCGGGTTCAAGCCGGCGGCGTTCTTGCCGTGCTATGGGCTGGCCGAGGCCACCCTGTTCGTCGCCGGTACCACCGCTGCGGAGCACTTCGTCAGTGCCAGTTTCGACAGCCATGCGCTGGGCGAACACCGCGCCGAGCCGGGGCAGGGCAGCTTGCTGGTCAGCAGCGGCATCCTGCACGAAGGGCTGCAGGTGATGCTGGTGGATCCGCACACCGGCGCCATCCAGCCGGACAGCCATATCGGCGAGATCTGGACCAGTGGCGACAGCGTCGCTCGTGGCTACTGGCGCAACCCGCAGGCGAGCGCGCGGACGTTTGTCAGCCGTGAAGGGCGCACGTGGCTGCGCACCGGCGACCTGGGTTTCCTGCGCGGCAACCGCTTGTTCATCACCGGGCGCCTCAAGGACATGATCATTGTCCGTGGCCAGAATATTTACCCGCAGGACCTTGAGCGCGCCGTCGAATACAACGTCGAAGGCGCGCGCAAGGGCCGGGTCACGGCATTCGTGGTCGAGCAGGTTGACGGCGAGGGTATCGGGATCGCGGTCGAGATCGGCCGCACCACCCAACGCAAGATCAGCGCTGCACAACTGTGTGCGCAGATCGACCGAGTCGTGGCGGATGTTTGTCAGCAGACGCCGGTATGGATTGCCTTGCTCAACCCCGGCGAACTGCCCAAGACCTCCAGCGGCAAACTGCAACGCTCCGCCTGCCGGCAGATGCTCGAACGCGCGGAGCTGGACTGCTTCCATCTGCGGCGCAACGACCAGCCGCTGGTGCGCGAGGGCCAGGCCTTGGTTGACGATCAGCAGCGACTGGTCGCGGCGGTCTGGGCCGAGGTGCTGGGGCAAGATGAGATCTTTGGCGACGACAACTTCTTCGCCCTGGGTGGCAACTCCATTGCTGCCGCGCAGATTGTCGGACGCCTGCGTGAGCGCCTGGGGGTGAACCTGGCGCTGGCGAGCGTGTTCGACCACCCCGAGCTGGCTGGCTTTGCAACATCTCTGGCCCAGGCCGTTGCCGGCCAGCCCCAGCCTGTCCTGAGCCCCAGTGTGACTGACGAACTGCTGCCGTCCTTTGCCCAGGAGCGCTTGTGGTTCGCCTGGCAGTTGGACCCCCACAGCTCGGTGTACAACGTGCCGCTGGCGCTGCACCTGCGTGGCCCGCTGGACGTCGATGCGCTACGTGCTGCGTTCGGCGCGCTGCAGCAGCGCCATGGGGTGTTGCGCACCACCTTTGCTGCGCAGGGCGAGGGTGTGCGCCTGCTGCTGCAGGAGACCCTGGCGCTGGAATTTGCCATTGACGATCTGTCCGACCTGTCGCCCGAGCAGCGTCTGGCCCAAGCTCGCCAGCGCGCCGCCGCGCACGCCCGGCAACCGTTCGACCTGAGTACCGGGCCCCTGCAGCGGGTGTGCGTACTGCGCCTGGATCAGCGCGAGCACGTGCTGTTGCTGACCACCCATCACATCGCGGTGGATGGCTGGTCAATGCGCAACCTGGTGGATGAACTGGAAGTGCTCTACACCGCCCGGTTGGCCGGCATCGACGCGCAACTGCCAGCGTTGACCGTGGGCTATGGCGACTTTGCCCGCTGGCAGCGCCAGCTGTTGGCCGGTCCCGAGCATGCCCGGCAGTTGGCTTACTGGCATCAAGCGTTGGCCGGCGAGCATAGCTGGCTGGAGCTGCATGGGCAGCGGCCCCGCAACAAGCAGGCGATGGCCGTCGGCGAACACTTCACCTTCAGTGCCGTGCAGACCAGCGCCTTGCGTGACTTCGCCAGGGCCCGCGCAGTCACGCCGTTCATGCTGCTGCTGGGGGCGTTCGCAGTCAGCCTGCGCGAGCAGAGCGGCCAGTCGCGTATCCGCCTGGGCAGCGACATCGCCAACCGCAGTCATCCGGCCACAGAGCCGTTGGTAGGGTTTTTCATCAATCAGTTGGTGCTGCAGGTTGATCTGGACCTGGCCGCCAGCACCGATGCCCTGCTGGAGCAGTGCCGGGGCGTAGTGCTGGGCGCCGCAGGGCACCAGGATTTGCCCTTCGAGCAACTGGTGGAAGCGCTGCGCCCGCCGCGTCGGGCCGGTCGCTCGCCGTTCTTCAGCATCAAGCTCAATTACCAGGAAGGCGAGCCACCGCTGCCGCGTCTGCGCGATGTGCGCGTGCAAGGGTTCGACGCCGGCCAACAGGCTGCCGAGCTGGACCTGATCCTCGGTTTCTACAGCAGTGCCAGCCGCCTCGAAGCGCGTTTCGAAATGCCCGAAGGGCTGTTCCAGCCTGGTGAAATTTCCCAGCTGTTCGCGCAGATCCAGGCCGTACTGCACTGCTGGCTGGGCAAGGCTGCGTTGACCCAGGCCGACCTGCTGGAAGCGGCCGCCCAGGTGCGGCGCGAAGCACGGGCGGTGGATAGCCAGCAGCGCCAGACCCTGCTCGCCAGCCAGCGCCCGATGCGCCGGCGCGCAGCGCAGCCGTCCACTCAACCGCACAGTGTCCAGGAGCAATGA